A window of the Wolbachia endosymbiont (group A) of Pogonocherus hispidulus genome harbors these coding sequences:
- the recR gene encoding recombination mediator RecR has translation MNIKNLVHAFSKLPSLGPSSSRRLVIHLLQNKEKVMLPLVSLIKELADLIVECEICGNLDTKSPCSICTNPKRDNKLLCVVEELGDLWAFEKGNIYSGLYHVLGGRLSAINGIGPKELNLDTILERVTKSKVEEIIIAINPTLEGQVTAQYIIELLKNLDVKISRLACGIPMGGEIDYLDEGTLRIALTSRQDIK, from the coding sequence ATTAACATAAAGAATCTAGTTCATGCTTTTTCTAAATTGCCAAGTTTAGGACCATCATCATCACGCAGGTTGGTTATACATTTACTCCAAAACAAAGAGAAAGTTATGCTACCACTTGTATCTTTGATTAAAGAGCTAGCAGATCTTATAGTAGAATGTGAGATTTGCGGAAATCTAGATACTAAATCACCTTGTTCTATTTGTACTAACCCAAAACGTGACAACAAATTACTGTGTGTAGTAGAAGAATTGGGTGATCTATGGGCGTTTGAAAAAGGAAATATATATTCAGGTTTATACCATGTTTTGGGGGGCAGATTGTCTGCAATAAACGGCATAGGTCCAAAAGAACTTAACCTTGATACTATTCTGGAAAGAGTGACAAAATCTAAAGTTGAAGAGATAATTATTGCAATTAATCCGACATTAGAGGGTCAAGTTACTGCACAATATATAATTGAATTGCTAAAAAATTTGGATGTGAAAATATCACGTCTTGCTTGCGGCATACCAATGGGTGGAGAAATTGACTACCTAGATGAAGGAACGCTGAGGATAGCACTTACTTCAAGACAGGATATTAAATAA